A stretch of the Gossypium hirsutum isolate 1008001.06 chromosome D07, Gossypium_hirsutum_v2.1, whole genome shotgun sequence genome encodes the following:
- the LOC121219101 gene encoding uncharacterized protein, translating into MDSLSSPSDTQSATPTMASNLTSSVVDSRFFSTKKVSVLLDDSNYLLWKQVFLAVKAYKLQSFLDLHTVPPPSTIPDDNGVPQENFEFVRFEQQDSALASWLLSSVSQAILAHLIGLDTSAQIWNAIVSLYGSKSTSRLMFYRRALHSQCKGDLSMREFLMKVKLYCDNLASYREVISEHEHVTTILNGLLSEYESIVSIIVASQVPYSLQSVVTMLVDAESRQQVVMAEIPSSANLVSQQPAESVPSEFVPSYRPSASRGCGRGRFSGTRFQCQLCGKTGHLVDYCYYRFDASYKSNNYKPPPQANACMYAPGSSFWTSPAMMSPTPVLSAPPPNWSYQIAPLLTGQTLLLVTHHHRLRFHLSMRLSLMLCWLLLTLLETMPGIRVLGQLVTSLTRLPLLVITPRAMGQVALHLRMRLI; encoded by the exons ATGGATTCTCTGTCAAGTCCATCTGATACTCAGTCCGCAACTCCCACGATGGCGTCTAACCTTACCAGCAGTGTTGTTGATAGCAGGTTCTTTTCTACCAAGAAGGTCAGTGTTCTTCTTGATGATTCCAATTATCTTTTATGGAAACAAGTATTTTTGGCAGTAAAAGCTTATAAGCTCCAGAGCTTTCTTGACTTGCACACCGTGCCACCTCCTTCCACGATTCCAGATGATAATGGTGTCCCTCAAGAAAATTTTGAGTTTGTTAGATTCGAACAGCAAGATAGTGCTCTTGCTTCTTGGCTCTTATCCTCAGTGAGTCAAGCGATTCTCGCTCATCTCATCGGATTGGACACGAGTGCTCAAATCTGGAATGCCATTGTCTCTTTATATGGCAGTAAATCTACTTCTCGGCTAATGTTCTATCGCCGTGCATTACACTCACAATGTAAGGGAGATCTTTCTATGCGTGAATTCTTGATGAAAGTTAAGCTCTACTGTGACAATTTGGCCAGCTATAGGGAGGTCATCAGTGAGCATGAGCATGTCACGACTATTTTAAATGGTTTGTTGTCTGAATATGAGTCTATTGTTTCCATTATTGTTGCTAGTCAGGTTCCATATAGTCTTCAGAGTGTTGTGACCATGTTGGTTGATGCTGAGTCTCGTCAGCAAGTTGTAATGGCTGAGATTCCTAGTTCTGCCAATCTGGTTTCTCAGCAACCTGCTGAATCTGTTCCTAGTGAGTTTGTACCATCTTATCGACCATCTGCATCTCGGGGTTGTGGACGTGGTCGGTTTTCTGGAACTCGATTTCAGTGTCAGCTATGTGGGAAAACAGGCCATCTTGTAGATTATTGCTACTACAGATTTGATGCGTCCTACAAAAGCAACAATTATAAACCTCCACCACAGGCAAATGCGTGTATGTATGCACCTGGTTCTTCTTTCTGGACTTCACCTGCTATGATGTCACCAACACCTGTGTTGTCTGCTCCTCCACCCAACTGGAGTTATCAAATAGCCCCCCTTCTAACTGGACAAACCCTTTTGTTGGTAACCCATCACCACAGACTCAGGTTTCATCTATCAATGCGTCTCAGCCTCATGCTTTGCTGGCTACTTCTGACACTGTTGGAGACAATGCCTGGTATCCGGGTTCTGGGGCAACTCGTCACCTCACTCACTCGGTTGCCACTCTTGGTGATAACACCTCGCGCAATGGGCCAG GTTGCACTGCACCTGAGGATGCGTTTGATTTGA
- the LOC121203387 gene encoding uncharacterized protein, with protein METKYVLGDEEEETTVAIDEADDLRQPNDTFLTDLNLLIVALSLSSICNEGDDGLNLDATDNNEVNFKDREAGMDKGKLHARKRDTNDDVKLMRRQTQKFQTPHKDFRHCRRM; from the exons ATGGAAACAAAGTACGTATTAGGTGATGAGGAGGAGGAGACGACGGTGGCCATTGATGAGGCTGATGACTTGCGGCAGCCCAATGACACATTTCTTACTGATTTGAATCTCCTGATTGTAGCGCTTTCACTAAGCTCCATATGCAACGAAGGAGATGATGGCTTAAACTTGGATGCCACCGACAACAACGAAGTCAATTTTAAGGATCGTGAAGCAGGTATGGATAAGGGCAAGCTCCATGCTAGAAAACGGGATACCAACGACGACGTAAAGCTCATGAGACGACAAACACAAAAGTTCCAAACACCACACAAGGATTTCAG GCATTGCAGAAGAATGTAG